The stretch of DNA TTTCAACAAATCCTTGAACGAAACGTTTCCGTAACGCCTCGttgaatccacaaacttcacgaGCGAGTACAAGTGTCGTAAGTTCGTAATTGATTCGATGAAAGTCTTGTCACCGGGAATTCACGCACGTTGGCGCAgccataatatacatatatctcgTTTCGATAAGCGCAAACGTTGCCATAACGTCAAAACTGATGACATTAATCGATCTCGTCGTCTGCTAGATCATCTTCGTCCTGACCATAGTCATTATATTGGTCCTTCAGATCATCCTCTTCCTTATCCAGCGGACAGTGTATGCATCTCGACTCGTTGATACCATAATTGATGCAAGTGTCTCCTATGCATTCGCAGCAACCATCGTGGAACCATCTGTAACTGGTGGCACCCATGCTTTGGCAAGACGCCCGACACTTGTTCCAGGAGTTACACTGTGCCATGAAGGCAACGGTACAATTTACTGTCATTACGTTGGGCTTCAGCGGGTGCACCTCCTCCTCGGTGGTTTCTGCAAGAAGAGAGCCGAAATTCAGCCGAAGCTGCTAATACTTGATGAAGCTGTACACACAGGCGAGAGTCCGAAATTAAATGAGACTGCTAAAATTGCTACATACTATATACATCATGTAAGACTGTGTATACAAGTTTAGCAATGTTAGCAGTTTCAGCTGATTTTCAGACTCCAGCCATGGTGTATTCATAGAGATCGCGATACGCACGCATGTGGTACTTCATTTCCTTCTCGTGCTTCGGCGTGAACAGGGACATGTCGAAGTCCACCGGAAACGTGAAGGTGAGCCAGCGTTCGTGAGGATCAGGTTCAGCGGTCAACGCTTGAAAGAGGCCAGGCATTGGTTCGCTGAAATCCTCCACGTGAGATTTCTTGCTCAGCGGATTGTCCGTAATGTTTGGTTTGGGGCAGAGGTCTGGAAGCACCGAGACATAGGGCATTAGTCATGAAACTATTTTGGAGAAAATCTGGAGAGACTCTCCACGAGACTCACCTACGCATGAGCAACACTCGTCGTAGAGATAACTGAGGCAAGAGAAGCATTCCTTGCAGCAGGTACAGGTGACGAGATCACACTTGCAGCTCTGCGTTAACATGCACTTGCTCACGACGCTGGCGCAGATCGCTTCGTTGCAAGCCTCTGTGTACTTCCTCATCGCCGCCACAAGGAAGATTCCAATGATACTTGCGGCCAGTGTCCTGCTCCAACTCGTCATCGTGTTCTGAGGAAACAGATTTCTTTATTAGCCATACGTGATGCTTTCTGTTTGCACCTTATAGATTTGTGTCTGAGGCTGACCCTTGAACTTAGACCTCCAAGGGGAATTGGGCATAAATTAGTGTTAATTCTTGACAACAATGCGACGCTGCGAAGAAGCAAGAAGACACGTGTCTACGGAAGATCGTGAATCGCGTACATTCATTACGACCATGAAGCTCGATTAAGGGTATTAAGAATATTCATGAATGTGAGTCAGAATGTCGCTGACAGAGGAGCCTGATGAGAAGAACGAATTTTTAATTCCCTGTGCAAGTGATTATCACGTTATCGATATAACATCCCGATCTAACGCAGAAGTAACCACGAAGACGCAATGCACGCTAATTCGATGCAAAATGATTGCGCGCGCGTCGTAATTACAGCTTTCGAACGCGCCAATCAGCCAGCTATTTATATCCTGCATAATTACGTCCTACGACAGTTCGAATGTATTATTATTGGAAAGGAATTCCATTCCAATGACCCGTTATGCGCGTCGAACCGGGAAAAATTGCGTTCTGTTCGAACATTACCTCGCAAAAGCTATTACGAGCTCCTCTATTCGCTGTGTCAATACTTCACTTGGCGACTCTTGTTATCGTTAAACACAACGACGGTAATGCACTCGAAGAAACAGAATCTGCACACTACTGCGTCTTATGTTCCACGCaaagaattcgaaaatttgagtcGGCGCGTCTTCGCGCGACTTATCGCCGACACCTGTCCTGCGCAACTGAACTTTAGCCGACTAACAGGATCGAGGACTCCAGCCTGGTTTTTCACGCGGTGTCCTCACTTTAGGACTCGAGAGGTGCAGCCATAAACGAGTGCCGCACGGAGCGGTTTTACGATGACTCCTTTCAGGTAATTGTTGCCCATTCTCTTTGTCGCTTCTCGTTTAATCCTATACCACCCTTGGACTAAGCGCCATTTCATTAAATCTCTACTTTTCGCCCCCCTGAACCACTAAGTGAGTCAACCGACCTGGTTAGTGGATCTCAGTCGGTCGCAACAGGTGGATCTTTCGAGTTTCGCTTCGCCCCATATACTCTGAATTATTTTTCTCTAGTTTTCCCTAGGAAAAAAGAAAGTCGCGACAGTGTCTTTGCCCAGTCGAAATCACGTCGTTGCGATTCCGCAGGGAAGACTGCAATTTTTATTTCTTGGAGCAGCTAATTGGAATGCAGTGGATGTCCTATGCAACGAGGGAATCACGATGGAGGCGCCGCGTGCGTGCACGCACGCTCTCGCGTATTGAGACTACAAACGGAATGGTTTTAGAAAAATTCCAGTTGGATTGAAACGTAAACGGTCGTCATCGTCCAGGGACAGACGTGCTTACAGCCTCGCCTTGTTCTGGCCCGAGGCGATGGAATAGCTTCAATAACAAACGGCAATCGCCTTCGTGGTAGGCACCGTGGCGTCTACCTACGTTCGCCTCGCCATCGACAGAGCTTTCGAATCTTTTACTTCCCCCACCTGACTTCATCtgtcttcttttttcttctttttcagtTCAGAAGAACATCTCGTCGAAACTGGCAGATGACTCAAGTGACTCAATACATTAACTGCGTGAGAGTTCGTGGAAAACAGTCTTTCACATTATTATCGACGAGCTTCTAATGGACGCAGTTTATCCAGAAACGCAACAGAGGTGGACCATCGCTTCGACTCATCCTCCTTTTGCTTCTTGGAAGCACTAGAAAAGGAGGACTTGATCAATCGTGAAATGGCTGACCATAAGCGCGTGCTCGCGGACAAGATAAATGTTTCTCGAGAAACCGATATCGCCTGGGAACGGAGCAACAGAGAGAGTGTGTGTGTTACGAAATGCATGGATGGATCTCCTTCAGTGTCGAAACTTCGACATGTTTCAAACACTAGTAGAGGAAAATGTTTCACAAATCATGAAGGACATAGAAAATCCAGTACAACCTAACTTAGACAGCGTCACAGCGAAGAGAAAGAAGCTTTCTATTTATAGCCCATTACAGTCTATTGTTGGTCGATTGTGGCAAGAATGGAAACATTGAAAGCACAATTGCGAATAAATTGGTGAGGAGGATCGGTCCCCTTGATGGACTAGTTCGACGAGACCAGATACCCAGCTTCAAAGTAGCAATCTCCAGTTCTCGCTTGAAATAAGGCGAGGAAGGTTCCTCGATATTTACCTGGCAGTCTTGCGACGTGTATCCAGCAAGCGAGCGGCGCGGCGGATAGAGCGGTAAACCTATGCGCGGGCAACTATTTTAAGAGCGCGCAACCGGTTGGCGTTGCGACTGTTACGAGACATATTTCCTCCGCAAGCTGTATCCTTCGTGTAGCTGCAAGTTTCGCGACAGAGATTCCTGCCTCTTCTCTTCGAAAAGTACTCCCTGTCCACGTTCTCACGGGGGAGCGCCAACGTCAACGTCACTCGTCCAGGACACAGTATCCTTCAGCCACGGTACCCACTGACGAACTCGATCGCGCTAGCGAACACTTTCTCGGTGCATCGATCGTCTTCTGGGCGTTCCTTGCGTCGCGCTCGGACCGGTTCGCGAAATTCCAATCCCAGAGTGGACGAGAGGATGGCGCGAGGCGAGAGATCGGCGGCACACTGGTCGCGAGGTCGACTCGAGCGACGAAGGAGAGGAAAAGGTATCCTCTGGAAGTCGACGACAGGGACAGATCTGTGACGGGTGCGACGAATCGAAGAGCGGCTCTCATTGGACTGAATTAAGAAAagacgtggaccgagagaaacgGAGAAGCGGAAAGGGAAAGAGGTGAAGCAGGAGGAGGAagagaaggaggaggaggaaaagGAGGTGTTGGCCTTGGTAGCCAAGCGAGcccgtggtggtggtggtggtggtggtggttctGCTGCTGCAGCCGTTGTTACCGTAAGTCGTTACCGAAcacggtggtggtggtggttgtTGATAGCAAGATGGTGGTGGAAAAAGAGAAGAGAGCGAGTCCACTCGCAGTCTGCTAGACTCCGAGCTACCAACCGCGCGAGACTGGTTTTCAATTTTTTCCAATCTTTTTGTTTTACCTGTACCGCTGCCTTTTCACCTTCTGGAtccttctttctttctcttGCTTCCTGATTTATAATCGTTTCTTTAGTTTCATAGCTCCTCCACTGTCTTtctccttcttcttcttttcttcttctgcAGTATATGAGTAGAGGTTCATCCTTACCGCGAAGATCAAACTAACGCACGAGTTCAGTGCGTTATCTTCATCGATGGTGTCGGTGATCCAGGAGCGAGGATATCGCAAGCATCTTAGTGCAAAAACGTTTGGGCAGGGAGGAAGCACGCTGAAATTCATTCAGACTgtccttcaaatctctttcatgGCAACGACTCTTTCGAGAAAGCAATTGCTTGTTCTCTGCCCGAGATCTTCCATAGATATCCTAAACGCTCGTTTACAGCTCCGGTTACGCTGACGATTTCACGCTTTTCTACGCTCTTGAAGAGCCTCGGATCGGGAATGGTTTATTTGAATTTCTTCCGTAATGATCTCTGCTTTCCATCACGCAACTGTTGCCTCGGTTTAGAATCCATGACGCTTCTCGTACAGATTATCTTTTCAATTCATCTATTAACTTTTAAGAACTCTTTAGAATACTTTAAAACAGTATGCCAAGAACGTCAACCAATTTCCAAAACCTGTTCACATGTATGACTATTAATACAATACATTTAATAGAGTAATAAGACTCTAATCACCATAAAGTACAAAGTATACAGTGGTTTCCTCGAACCAAAAGAATGCTCTTCTCTTCACAAGTGATCGAGAGAAGGGAACTGACACTTGCGAGGAAATATGAAAACACGGTGCATTGAGACGAAACGAAACCTGCCAGTGATCGAGATTCGTGTCATGGCGAACGATCGAGCCAAGGCGAAGCTTTCGAATCGGAAAACGGGCCGCGTCTGTCCAGCACGATCGAAAGGAGAGTGATCATCTATCGGGCCGATTCGAGGAAGGATTCAAACCAGTACGCGCGGCTGCCTTTGCCAACGATCTCTACCGCGAAGCGCGAGACGCGACTAGCACGAGTCCGTCCGTCGTGCAACCTCTCATTTCCCTCCTACTGTAATCAGCGGCATTTAAGCCTGAATTTCGAGCGTTTAAGCATTTAGCTGCTTCCGTTATATCCCGACGTATACCGAGAATTTTTTCGTACACTCGGACAACGGCTCCCTGGAACCCGTTTCCCAGCAGCCTTCTCTCGCTGTAACGTACACATTGTACACAGATTACTGGGAATTTTCGCCAGCTTTCCGCGTGCAAGGGGAGAGACATCAACGCCCACGCAAGACAGAAGTGCAAGGGAGAACAAATAAGGTTCACGTGGAACTAGTTCATCCTGTTCGACGGGGCGAAATAATTGACTGCGCATAGGAGAGAAAAGAGAGAAGCGAAGTTTGAAAAGGTCTAGCGATGAGTAAGAGATCGAGTTGCTTCCGTGGTGTGCACACGTGACTCTGCAGTCCTGGGGGAGACGTTACCTAAGGCGAAAGGGGGACAAAGTCGAAAAGACAAAGGGGGCGAACGAAGGAGGGAGGAGTAAGTCAGGTATACGAAGGTCGTTAGATCCAAGAAAAATTAGCCGTTTGTCGGAGTGTTCCGTCCAAAGATGGGTCAATCAGATACGAAAAACACTTGTCGGGGCGGGCATTGTCCCAGGGTAACAGGTCTACGAGGGATCGTAGACACAGGTATACTTTCGTCCTAATGACCGTTCGAGGAATTCAAAGGTTCACGGGTTCTCGAGTGTTCGCTGGGGTGGCCGCGATCGTTCACGAGCCATCCTCTGCCATTTTCCTCTTGAAAGCCGCGCGCGAGACCACGATTACGCGTCACGGTATTTCCGGACCACTGGCTTTCTCCCATGCGCCTTTTCGTTTATCTTCTGCGCCCTCTCGAGTAAAGTAAATCTTCCCTTTCGACATTGTCCAATAAATTATGTCTTAGAGGCGTCTTACCGCGAGCAATTTTCCTTTCTATTGCTAAATGAGGATGTAATATTCACGCAAGCTTTTCTATGCTTTCAATAAAACGATTAATCCTGTACTTGAGAGTCAGACTAACTCCAGTCAGTTTTTTTtcaaattatgttttttataggATTCTACTGGTTTCTCCttcgttttttttttagaataacaggaatttagttaagttacgttatAGGTGagagaaatttaatagtatgtataaattacttcaaatactatgttaTGAAATTAGTACGTAACTACATTTGGTATTCaactctcctgaaaaataacaaaaaaggacttgaATTACGTTGGCGCTTGGGTATAGaattattctcaatctttagcTTGCACTTTGCGCAGTACGATTGCGAAGAGAGCAAGTTTCTTTTACTCTATGGTAGTTTACATCGATTAAAGGTGTGGTCATAGGCTTGGTTCCATATACACTCTACTCTGTGAGCGTGAATTCGATCCTTTCACTATCTGCGTAGACTTCCATTTCTAAACTTATTAATTCACGTATACCTAGTGCTCCACCATCAATTAAACAGGTATTCTCTCTCTCCCTGCACAATTTAGAACCCATACTTCACCGATAAAAGCGGGAAATTCGACGCGACTGAGACACGTCTTGCGCCATCTAGTACAAAAATGGCGTAAGTTCTGTAACGCAACATCCAGTCGAGTACAAACGAAATGACGACGAGTAGCTGAGACAGAATATCGTGAATAAATCAGTACCAATCAGTACTGACCGGTACTGATCAGTACCACCGCTCCACGTATTGCTTCCCTtgcattttctaaatttttattGCGGTCTTGACGTCACTCCATATCAATCTCGGACATACGTTAGTGGTTAGTTCCGACAGTACGACGAGTGGGGAAAACCCGTGGATCTTTTATTGTCCAACAAAAATTCTGTTCCCGAGGTACACGTCATTATTCATTTCAGAAACAAACGTCGTAGCCGCGTGTTACAGTCTCTGCTCGTTCGTCGTGAATACATCGTCACCGAAACGTTTCCACAGACTATTTTTACTTCCTTCTGGTGCGTATTCCTGTACTTTCACTTTACTATTTTGCGCGCGACTGATCATCAATCGTGTAAGTTTATTGAATACGATTACGATTACTTACTCGTGCATGAAGGTCTACTTTCATTGGTTAGATTTTAAGTGAGAATAGCGAGCCGTCTGTTGTAAATCGAGTGAAAATTCACACATCTCTACTACTTTCACCGCAGTAATTGAAATAACGGTAAACCTGATATTAAACCAAGAATTCTTTGTATGTGTATTTTTTTGTACGTGACCTCATTCGATTTGTTCGACTTTAAATTCCTCGATACCCTTTTTAATCATtggattattaatatttttcatggGGAAACATTGTCGCATTTCTCTACGTATAATTATTGCATGAAGTTTCACTCCACATGTTTCTGCATCGTTTTgtcagctgttgaaattattgaCGCGCATTCGATAGTATGTTTAAAACGCATATACTCCTCGACGAGATTTCTCGTAATAATTTTGGCGGTATAGAACATCTGTTTCTTTTTAGTAGAACATCTGTTCTCATTTCCGTCTTTATTAGTACTCTTATCGATATTTTTGACGGGAATACAATCAATGAAAAATAGGGAACAGTAATAAGATAAGATCACTTTCATGAGATCATTGGATTGAGATAAATGGattat from Calliopsis andreniformis isolate RMS-2024a chromosome 2, iyCalAndr_principal, whole genome shotgun sequence encodes:
- the LOC143187985 gene encoding twisted gastrulation protein homolog 1-A, producing the protein MTSWSRTLAASIIGIFLVAAMRKYTEACNEAICASVVSKCMLTQSCKCDLVTCTCCKECFSCLSYLYDECCSCVDLCPKPNITDNPLSKKSHVEDFSEPMPGLFQALTAEPDPHERWLTFTFPVDFDMSLFTPKHEKEMKYHMQTTEEEVHPLKPNVMTVNCTVAFMAQCNSWNKCRASCQSMGATSYRWFHDGCCECIGDTCINYGINESRCIHCPLDKEEDDLKDQYNDYGQDEDDLADDEID